In Myxococcus stipitatus, the sequence GCGCCTTGCCGGTTCTTGGGGCATGCGACGACCCAATCCAGATGAGTGGCCGAAGTTGCTGGAGGAGTTCGAGGCAAGTGGGCTGCAGCAGAAGGAGTTCGTGGCCAAGCACGACCTGTCCTTGGGCACGCTGCAGCACTGGCTCTACAAGAAGCGCAAGAAGCGGGGCCTCCGGGCGTCCGACTTGGCCGCCGAATCAGTCGCCGCCATCCTCCCGCTGGAAGTTGTAGCGTCGCCCGCGCCGCAGGCGCGGGAGCGCTTCTTCGAGGTCGCCACCGTGGGCGGCATGGTGCTGCGCTTCCCGGTGGGCGCGGACGCGGCCTACGTCGCGCGGCTCCTCGCGGCCCTCGGGGCAGGCACGGCGGCGAGCACCTGATGCTGCTGCGGCTTCCTCGCACGGTGCGCATCCTGCTGGCGCGCGAGCCCGTCGACATGCGCAAGAGCATCGATGGCCTCGCGGCCGTCGTGCGCATGGCGTGGCAGGAGGACCTGTACGCCGGCCACCTCTTCGTCTTCGTGTCGCGACGAGGAGACCG encodes:
- the tnpA gene encoding IS66 family insertion sequence element accessory protein TnpA — its product is MRRPNPDEWPKLLEEFEASGLQQKEFVAKHDLSLGTLQHWLYKKRKKRGLRASDLAAESVAAILPLEVVASPAPQARERFFEVATVGGMVLRFPVGADAAYVARLLAALGAGTAAST